The following nucleotide sequence is from Peribacillus sp. ACCC06369.
CCCATCTTTCTATGCATATTACTCATCTCTACCTACACCTCTTCCTAGGAAAATAAAAAACACTTGATCTATTTATAGATCAAGTGTTTGCCCAGGCGCGCGGCTTATACTCTATATGCTCCCCCATGGTTCTCCATGTTGCGCCAGTTACATATAGGAAAATAGTTTTTTTATAGTATATAGGATTATTTAAAATTTCACAACACTTTAAAAATATTTATATTTTATATATAATCTTATTTATTTTTCGTAATTCCCTATCAATATTCATTTCAATTTGAATAAAATAGGAAAATCAAGGTCCAAAAAACAAACATTCGTTTTCCAGAACACATGCTACATTAATATAATCATTTCTCTTTAACATTATACTTAAAAATCTTTAAGAGCTTATATGCGCAAAATAAACCGTTCATATTTTACAAATTATATCCCAACAACATTTACATAAACTGTTCTTTTCTTCCTCAAAAAAAAAGCCATGCACAAGTTGGGGAAAATACCTGAGGGATGAAGATCTCTCTTTGTTTCGTCCACAATTTATACACAACTTTAATTAGTGACTATAATATTTAACTAATGTGAAACACACTCGGCATAGCTAGAGTGATGAACGTAGATTAAATTTCCAAATCTGACCATTATTATCCACATATGATGATTAGCTTCATGATCATCTTCACCTAATCCGTTACAAAATATCTTTCCTATCATTATCCCTTAATTATTACAATCGGCTAGGTATGACTTCGTTTTAACGGAACTGTTCCGGGAATAATTGCTTAACTCCGGTGAAGAATGGGAATTTCAATAGTAAGATTAATAGGTAAGAAAAACTAACCAATGGGTGGATTTGAAGAGAAATAACTATTATTAGATTTTACCCAACTATTATTAATCCTGATAGTCCTTTTTACAGTAGCAGTACTTCTATTGGTAAGAGAACTAAAGAAAAGCATATCACCTAACAAATTTTAAAATCATTGAAGAGAAAGTCGATTTAGCTGAATTACCCAACGAAAAAATTTTATATATTTTTGTTATTTTACTGAAATAAAAATATGAAGTATTAGAAAGTTTGAGCAGCTGACCTGTTACTTAAATTGAAAAAAGCTCTGTAAAAAGTTTCCTCTAAACAGAGCTTACCCACATATTAAAGTATTTTCACCAAGTCTTTTCTAGCACTCAAGCAAATACTCTCACCTAGATGATCCATTTGCTCCTCATCAGATAGGTTAACAACAATCTCCTGAGAGCCTGATACACACTCTACCACTCTTTTTGAACCAACAAAATGGACCTTTTTCAATTTAGCCTCAAACGTAATTCGATTTGGCTGAAAGCGACTTTGGGTAATTTTTAAGTGTTCAGGTCTTATTACAAGCTTTTTATCTGAATTCTTAACTTGGGAAAACTCTTTTAATAGATTTTCTCTATTCTGGCTTTCTAATAGATCCACATCTATTACATTCGTTTCCCCAATAAAGTCGGCAACAAAAAGAGTCTTTGGATTGTTATAGATTTGCTGAGGCGTGTCAATTTGTTCGATTCTACCTTGGTTCATAACAGCAATTCGATCGGACATGATTAATGCTTCTTCTTGATCATGAGTGACATATATGAACGTGATTTCGAATTGTTCATGAAGTTTTTTTAATTCAAATTGCATCTTTTTTCTTAGCTTTAAATCTAATGCTCCTAGTGGTTCATCTAGAAGGAGCACTCTTGGCTTGTTGACCAGAGCTCTTGCAAGTGCAACCCTTTGCTGCTGCCCACCTGAAAGTTGTCTTGGATATTTTTCCATGTGCTGCTGCAACCCCATAATTTCGATTATTTCGGTTGTATCACTTGCAATTTGCGCTTTTGATATTTTTTTTTGCTTTAATCCAAAAGCAATATTATTGTAAATGCTCAAATGAGGAAACAAAGCATAGTTTTGAAAAACCGTATTTACCGGACGTTGGTTGGGTGGCAAATTCCCTGCTTCTTTTCCATCGATCTTTATACTGCCTTGATTTGGAAGCTCAAAACCGCCAATCATTCTAAGGGTAGTGGTTTTCCCACATCCGCTTGGACCAAGAAGCGAGAGGAACTCACCCTCCTTTATATTAAGGGAAATGTTGTCTACGGCAGTTGCTTGACTATATTTTTTCGTGATGCTATGTAACTCAATAATGCTGTCTTTTTCTTTGGCTACATGTGCTATATTGTTTTCTACAATCGGAACCACTGACATGATTGAAACCTCCTTAATTTCCGATTTCTCTGTTCCATAGCTCGTTCCACTCATCTCGATGCTGGTTTATGAGATTATAATCAGGCATGTTCAAATCCTGTATGGTGCCGTTTTTGCCATAAGGCATTCTTTCAAGGGTTGTTTCATCTAATTCAACATCCTTATGAACTGGTGCCAAATATAAATCACTCGCAATTCCTTCCTGTGCAATCTTAGTAGTAGCATAGTTTAAGAAGGAATAAACCTGCTCAGACTTTTTCGAGCCTTTCACAACATGCCAAAAGCTACCTGCACCTAAAACGCCTTCTTCCGGAACAACAAATTCAATCGGTTGACCTTGGTCTTGCATTACATAAGTAGGGCCTCCGTAGTGAGCTCCAACTGATGCTTCCCCGCTTTGATATAGATTTGTAGCCGTTCCAGAACCATCGAAGTATGCTACTACTTCTAATTCCTTCATTTTCCCAAGTCCTTTTTCTACTTTTCCTTTTGCTTCTCTTTCTAGCTCAGAAACTTGTACCAATAAAGGAAAGCCTCCGGTAGTTGCAGGTGTAGGGACCGTTATTTTTCCTTTGTACTCTTCCTTCCAAAGATCTTTCCACGACTTTGGTGGGTTTTTAATTACGTCTTTGTTATAAACAATCCCTAGCCCCCAATACCCTAGAGCTACTCCAAATACTTCTTCACCATTA
It contains:
- a CDS encoding ABC transporter ATP-binding protein — translated: MIELHSITKKYSQATAVDNISLNIKEGEFLSLLGPSGCGKTTTLRMIGGFELPNQGSIKIDGKEAGNLPPNQRPVNTVFQNYALFPHLSIYNNIAFGLKQKKISKAQIASDTTEIIEIMGLQQHMEKYPRQLSGGQQQRVALARALVNKPRVLLLDEPLGALDLKLRKKMQFELKKLHEQFEITFIYVTHDQEEALIMSDRIAVMNQGRIEQIDTPQQIYNNPKTLFVADFIGETNVIDVDLLESQNRENLLKEFSQVKNSDKKLVIRPEHLKITQSRFQPNRITFEAKLKKVHFVGSKRVVECVSGSQEIVVNLSDEEQMDHLGESICLSARKDLVKIL
- a CDS encoding ABC transporter substrate-binding protein, whose amino-acid sequence is MKKLSVYTILLAIILVVATGCGKPVQPNSVATEANTDVQEQEISIAIFGGDWGETIKKHIIHPFEKETGIKVKIIEGNSTATFSRLLQEKGAPTIDLALMDSGISELSYEKGIVENIDKSKLKENAALLPEAYQGNGEEVFGVALGYWGLGIVYNKDVIKNPPKSWKDLWKEEYKGKITVPTPATTGGFPLLVQVSELEREAKGKVEKGLGKMKELEVVAYFDGSGTATNLYQSGEASVGAHYGGPTYVMQDQGQPIEFVVPEEGVLGAGSFWHVVKGSKKSEQVYSFLNYATTKIAQEGIASDLYLAPVHKDVELDETTLERMPYGKNGTIQDLNMPDYNLINQHRDEWNELWNREIGN